A single window of Dermacentor albipictus isolate Rhodes 1998 colony chromosome 1, USDA_Dalb.pri_finalv2, whole genome shotgun sequence DNA harbors:
- the LOC139057076 gene encoding uncharacterized protein yields MSKPDRQKVIEKYLQGLHHHEDGYSHGYLKSDDELKLFEMSLAAVNERYAVQTSGDLNKPSKSNVVFSMIHSGCRISLDNVPFVVVKETVKVCISGTEYYKKTREKNKDQGSSTSDWPKEVCEKKRMNLQGTKKKGCAATMNLKWI; encoded by the exons ATGAGCAAGCCTGACCGACAGAAGGTGATCGAAAAGTACCTCCAAGGGTTACATCATCATGAAGACGGTTACTCCCATGGCTACCTGAAGTCAGACGATGAGCTTAAGCTTTTTGAGATGTCCTTGGCTGCCGTCAACGAGAGGTATGCTGTGCAGACATCAGGAGACCTGAACAAGCCGTCGAAAT cCAATGTCGTCTTCTCCATGATCCACTCCGGGTGCAGAATCTCTCTAGACAATGTACCGTTTGTGGTTGTCAAGGAAACCGTCAAAGTCTGCATATCTGGAACGGAATACTACAAAAAGACTCGAGAGAAAAACAAAGACCAG GGTTCAAGCACCTCTGACTGGCCGAAGGAGGTGTGCGAGAAGAAGCGAATGAACCTCCAAGGTACAAAGAAGAAAGGGTGTGCAGCAACAATGAATTTGAAGTGGATTTAA